The following coding sequences lie in one Myxococcus xanthus genomic window:
- a CDS encoding NUDIX hydrolase: protein MPREASAGGVVIRESAGHWEVAVIRPHGRTLWALPKGHVDPGESPEQTASREVREETGLSVSLMAPLGEIRYVYQFRGQRIFKRVHFFLFRYQEGELGPLPGPRIEVDEVRWVPVVQLVPLLGYKGEKAVASRAVRWLRSQGLLPEASSPASIAGKEGG, encoded by the coding sequence ATGCCACGCGAGGCGTCCGCAGGCGGTGTCGTCATCCGGGAGAGTGCCGGTCACTGGGAGGTGGCCGTCATCCGTCCCCATGGCCGCACCTTATGGGCGCTCCCCAAGGGGCACGTGGACCCGGGTGAGTCGCCGGAGCAGACGGCGAGCCGCGAGGTGCGTGAGGAGACGGGGCTGTCCGTGTCGCTCATGGCCCCGTTGGGCGAGATTCGCTACGTGTACCAGTTCCGCGGACAGCGCATCTTCAAGCGCGTCCACTTCTTCCTGTTCCGCTATCAGGAGGGAGAGCTGGGGCCGCTGCCGGGGCCGCGCATCGAAGTGGACGAGGTGCGCTGGGTGCCGGTGGTCCAACTGGTGCCGCTGCTGGGCTACAAAGGAGAGAAGGCCGTTGCCTCGCGGGCGGTGCGCTGGTTGCGCTCCCAGGGCCTGCTCCCCGAAGCCTCCTCCCCGGCGAGCATTGCCGGGAAGGAAGGGGGCTGA
- a CDS encoding nucleotidyltransferase: MEKRHPNHPGEMGTDAQLAERERAPDEINARARAVGLLIDAGVPFVVGGAYAYATYTGIYRDTKDLDLFPRKADALRALQVLEKDGWRTERADEVWLYKAFKGDYFVDFIFSSGNGVAVVDDEWFEHAPRATIFGHECLVAPAEEMIWSKAFVNERERYDGADVNHLLLKAGRSMDWERMMRRFDRYWEVLLSHLMMFRFAYPSERDAIPEWVMAELMSRTLHTLREGRWEEKLCRGNLISRVNYHVDIHHWGFSDGRSWDENERQRGDESGARSGLENSVGGGR, translated from the coding sequence ATGGAAAAGAGACACCCCAACCATCCCGGCGAGATGGGTACGGACGCGCAGCTGGCAGAGCGTGAGCGGGCCCCGGACGAAATCAACGCCCGGGCCAGGGCCGTCGGGTTGCTTATCGACGCCGGGGTGCCCTTCGTCGTGGGCGGTGCCTACGCCTATGCGACGTATACCGGCATCTACCGCGACACGAAGGACCTGGACCTCTTCCCCCGCAAGGCGGACGCGCTCCGGGCGCTGCAAGTCCTGGAGAAGGACGGCTGGCGCACCGAGCGCGCGGACGAGGTCTGGCTCTACAAGGCCTTCAAGGGCGACTACTTCGTCGACTTCATCTTCTCCTCCGGCAACGGCGTGGCGGTGGTGGACGACGAGTGGTTCGAACACGCCCCGCGCGCCACCATCTTCGGGCACGAGTGTCTGGTGGCCCCCGCCGAGGAGATGATCTGGTCCAAGGCGTTCGTGAACGAGCGCGAGCGTTATGACGGCGCGGACGTGAACCACCTGCTGCTGAAAGCGGGCCGGAGCATGGACTGGGAGCGGATGATGCGCCGCTTCGACCGGTACTGGGAGGTCCTGCTCAGCCACCTGATGATGTTCCGCTTCGCCTATCCGTCCGAGCGGGACGCCATTCCCGAATGGGTGATGGCGGAGCTGATGAGCCGCACGCTGCACACCCTGCGCGAGGGGCGCTGGGAAGAGAAGCTGTGCCGCGGCAACCTGATTTCCCGCGTGAACTATCACGTGGACATCCACCACTGGGGCTTCAGTGACGGGAGGTCCTGGGACGAGAACGAACGACAGCGAGGGGATGAGAGTGGCGCGCGATCCGGGCTCGAAAATTCGGTTGGCGGCGGTCGGTGA
- the groES gene encoding co-chaperone GroES has protein sequence MKIRPLQDRLIVKRVAEENKTKGGLFIPDTAKEKPLEGKVVAVGNGKVQEDGKVRPLDIKAGDTILFSKYAGTEIKLDGEEHLILREEDVLGVIEK, from the coding sequence ATGAAGATTCGTCCCCTGCAGGATCGGCTCATCGTCAAGCGCGTCGCCGAGGAGAACAAGACCAAGGGCGGCCTCTTCATCCCCGACACGGCGAAGGAGAAGCCCCTGGAGGGCAAGGTCGTCGCCGTGGGTAACGGCAAGGTGCAGGAGGACGGCAAGGTCCGTCCGCTGGACATCAAGGCCGGCGACACCATCCTGTTCAGCAAGTACGCGGGCACCGAGATCAAGCTCGACGGCGAGGAGCACCTCATCCTCCGTGAAGAGGATGTGCTCGGCGTCATCGAGAAGTAA
- a CDS encoding AmpG family muropeptide MFS transporter — protein sequence MSKPSILEVLKSPRIWLLVAVGFASGLPLWLTGVTLSAWMKDEGVNLKTIGVFGLVSMPYTFKVLWAPLMDRYTLPFLGRRRGWMLVTQVLLMGAIAAMGLVNPKDAPVTMAAMAVLVTFLSASQDIVADAWRTDILTVEERGLGNSTYITGYRLGMLTAGALALTLSDIAGWSQTYFIMGLLMAVGVVATLLAPEPQGSKPPRNLTDAVVKPFVEYFTRKGAVAVILFLVLYKLGDAIAAGMVTPFYKELGFSNTEIGALSKGLGMVSTIAGGLLAGVLMVKLGTRRSLFVFGAAQALTNLMFMGLALVGKNDLMLAATITVDNLCGGLAVTAFAAYLMSLCHKSFSATQYALLSALGTVANRLISASSGYMAEWLGWPTFFAGTVLLAVPALVLLAFLPEDAAAPSNEPPETAPASPSVSTA from the coding sequence ATGTCCAAGCCCTCCATCCTCGAAGTTCTCAAGAGCCCGCGCATCTGGCTGCTCGTGGCCGTTGGTTTCGCCTCGGGCCTGCCCCTGTGGCTGACGGGCGTCACGCTGTCGGCGTGGATGAAGGACGAAGGCGTCAACTTGAAGACGATTGGCGTCTTCGGCCTCGTGAGCATGCCGTACACCTTCAAGGTGCTCTGGGCGCCGTTGATGGACCGCTACACCCTGCCCTTCCTGGGCCGGCGGCGCGGGTGGATGCTGGTGACGCAGGTGCTGCTCATGGGGGCCATTGCCGCCATGGGCCTGGTGAATCCCAAGGACGCGCCGGTGACCATGGCCGCCATGGCGGTGCTGGTGACGTTCCTGTCCGCCAGTCAGGACATCGTCGCGGACGCGTGGCGCACGGACATCCTCACCGTGGAGGAGCGCGGGCTCGGCAACTCCACGTACATCACCGGCTACCGCCTGGGTATGCTCACCGCGGGCGCCCTGGCCCTGACGCTGTCGGACATCGCCGGCTGGTCCCAGACGTACTTCATCATGGGCCTGCTGATGGCCGTGGGTGTGGTGGCCACGCTCCTGGCCCCGGAGCCCCAGGGCTCGAAGCCGCCGCGCAACCTGACGGACGCGGTGGTGAAGCCCTTCGTGGAGTACTTCACGCGCAAGGGCGCCGTCGCCGTCATCCTCTTCCTGGTGCTCTACAAGCTGGGAGACGCCATCGCCGCCGGAATGGTGACGCCCTTCTACAAAGAGCTGGGCTTCTCCAACACGGAGATTGGCGCGCTCAGCAAGGGCCTGGGCATGGTGTCCACCATCGCGGGTGGCCTGCTGGCTGGCGTGCTGATGGTGAAGCTGGGCACGCGGCGCAGCCTCTTCGTCTTCGGCGCAGCGCAGGCCCTCACCAACCTGATGTTCATGGGGCTGGCGCTGGTGGGAAAGAACGACCTGATGCTGGCGGCCACCATCACCGTGGACAACCTCTGCGGCGGTCTGGCGGTGACGGCCTTCGCCGCCTACCTGATGTCGCTGTGCCACAAGAGCTTCAGCGCCACGCAGTACGCGCTCCTGTCCGCGCTGGGCACGGTGGCCAACCGTCTCATCTCCGCCTCCTCCGGCTACATGGCCGAGTGGCTGGGCTGGCCCACCTTCTTCGCCGGAACCGTGCTGCTCGCCGTGCCCGCGCTGGTGCTGCTCGCGTTCCTCCCGGAGGACGCGGCCGCTCCGTCCAACGAGCCTCCGGAAACCGCCCCAGCCTCACCAAGTGTGTCCACCGCCTGA
- the tnpA gene encoding IS66 family insertion sequence element accessory protein TnpA, which produces MSKPVEKQEWFRVAEAFEASGLTQKAFSSQRGVRLSTLQSWVYRRRRQHGSQAEVVRLLPVEVATRPTATESMLEVVTASGARVRFEEGTDVDYVARLVAALGR; this is translated from the coding sequence ATGTCAAAGCCGGTGGAGAAGCAGGAGTGGTTCCGGGTCGCCGAAGCCTTCGAGGCGAGCGGACTGACGCAAAAAGCGTTCTCCTCGCAGCGAGGCGTGCGGCTCAGCACGTTGCAGTCGTGGGTGTACCGGCGCCGACGCCAGCACGGCAGTCAGGCAGAGGTAGTGCGCCTGCTGCCGGTGGAGGTCGCGACGAGGCCCACGGCGACGGAGTCGATGCTGGAGGTGGTAACGGCGAGCGGAGCGCGGGTGCGCTTCGAGGAGGGCACCGACGTCGACTACGTGGCCCGGCTCGTCGCCGCGCTGGGGCGGTGA
- the rpoZ gene encoding DNA-directed RNA polymerase subunit omega, protein MARVTVEDCLPLVDNRFALVLLGAKRARQLMAGARPILEQSKNKPPVLSLREVATGRVKFDRDVREALSGKYTGDEPK, encoded by the coding sequence ATGGCTCGCGTTACCGTCGAAGACTGCCTCCCCCTCGTCGACAACCGGTTCGCGCTGGTGCTGCTCGGCGCCAAGCGCGCGCGGCAGCTGATGGCGGGTGCCCGCCCCATCCTCGAGCAGTCCAAGAACAAGCCCCCCGTGCTGTCCCTGCGCGAGGTGGCCACCGGCCGCGTGAAGTTCGACCGTGACGTGCGCGAGGCGCTGTCCGGCAAGTACACGGGCGACGAGCCCAAGTAG
- the tnpB gene encoding IS66 family insertion sequence element accessory protein TnpB (TnpB, as the term is used for proteins encoded by IS66 family insertion elements, is considered an accessory protein, since TnpC, encoded by a neighboring gene, is a DDE family transposase.), which yields MFALPASVRVVLATEPVDMRKSIDGLMALVRSAWGEDVYSGHLFAFVSRMGDRVKVLTWSRGGFVLLYKRLETGRFRLPPVDAGAQVVHLDATQLAMLLDGIDVAQVRRQPAWTPPGRTGT from the coding sequence GTGTTTGCCCTTCCAGCCTCGGTGCGCGTGGTGCTGGCGACAGAGCCGGTGGACATGCGTAAGTCGATTGACGGCCTGATGGCACTGGTGCGCAGCGCATGGGGCGAGGACGTCTACTCGGGGCACCTCTTCGCCTTCGTCTCGCGCATGGGCGACAGAGTCAAGGTGCTGACGTGGAGTCGAGGCGGCTTCGTGCTGCTGTACAAGCGGCTGGAGACGGGCCGCTTCCGCCTACCACCGGTGGACGCGGGCGCGCAGGTGGTGCACCTGGACGCCACGCAGTTGGCGATGCTGCTGGACGGCATTGACGTGGCGCAGGTGAGGCGCCAGCCTGCCTGGACGCCTCCCGGGCGCACGGGCACCTGA
- the tnpC gene encoding IS66 family transposase, with product MPRELPQDHFCPWREEAEELKAEVSRIGGEVDALKGQLAALQRHVFGRRAEKLPTVAAELRGDADSTAARAEAAKQKRRERASRKAEEAPAREIRHAVPTEARHCPACGGEDMKPLGKGRASVLYEYVPARFEKQVHVQEVLACACGRGVVTAPPPARVVDRGEYGPGFIAHVVTSKCADAMPLHRLAQRVERSGVPMSRSTLTDLFHQAASVLLPLSQHLLQCIAAADVVWADETPLRVLDVKKTRLGYLWTFLTQNEAGEWLIGYRFSMGRASRTPKEVLGGTSGALVVDAYTGYNAVTLPQGRVRVGCWAHCRRRFFDALATAPEARHAMDLILELYRVEAQARGADVVRTAAHRALRQLHSAPVLARLHVWLEEQTPRPPPKSPLGQAISYALKQWAALTRFVENERLPLDNNRAEAALRKAALGRKNFLFVGHEAAGENLAGLYALVATCEANQVNPEAYLADVLLRVQTHPNSRIDELLPHEWKRRRIADPPNSPLQLCI from the coding sequence GTGCCTCGAGAGCTCCCTCAAGACCACTTCTGCCCCTGGCGCGAGGAGGCGGAGGAACTCAAGGCCGAGGTGAGCCGTATCGGCGGGGAGGTGGACGCACTCAAGGGGCAGTTGGCGGCCCTGCAGCGTCACGTCTTCGGCCGCAGGGCGGAGAAGTTGCCGACAGTGGCTGCCGAGCTGCGAGGGGACGCGGACTCGACGGCGGCCCGGGCCGAGGCCGCGAAGCAGAAGCGCCGGGAGAGAGCCTCCCGGAAGGCGGAGGAGGCACCCGCACGGGAGATTCGCCACGCGGTGCCAACCGAGGCGCGCCACTGCCCTGCGTGTGGCGGCGAGGACATGAAGCCACTGGGCAAGGGCCGCGCTTCGGTGCTGTACGAGTACGTGCCGGCGCGCTTCGAGAAGCAAGTGCACGTGCAGGAAGTGCTGGCGTGCGCGTGCGGCCGGGGCGTCGTCACCGCCCCGCCTCCGGCCAGAGTAGTGGACAGGGGCGAGTACGGCCCGGGCTTCATCGCGCATGTGGTGACGTCGAAGTGTGCCGACGCCATGCCGCTGCACCGGCTGGCCCAACGTGTTGAGCGCAGTGGCGTCCCCATGAGTCGCAGCACGCTGACGGACCTCTTCCACCAAGCCGCCTCGGTGCTGCTGCCGCTGTCGCAGCACCTGCTGCAATGCATTGCAGCCGCGGACGTGGTGTGGGCGGACGAGACGCCTCTGCGCGTGCTGGACGTGAAGAAGACGCGGCTGGGTTACCTCTGGACTTTCCTCACCCAGAACGAAGCCGGTGAGTGGCTCATTGGTTACCGCTTCAGCATGGGCCGGGCGAGCAGGACGCCCAAGGAAGTCCTGGGAGGTACCTCGGGTGCGCTCGTGGTGGACGCATACACCGGCTACAACGCGGTGACGCTGCCCCAGGGCCGGGTGCGCGTCGGCTGCTGGGCGCATTGCCGCCGCCGATTCTTCGACGCGCTGGCCACCGCGCCCGAAGCGCGCCATGCCATGGACCTCATCCTCGAACTCTACCGAGTGGAGGCCCAGGCGAGAGGCGCGGACGTGGTGCGCACCGCCGCCCACCGCGCTCTGCGCCAATTGCACAGCGCCCCCGTCCTCGCGCGACTGCACGTCTGGCTTGAAGAACAGACGCCGCGGCCCCCACCCAAGAGTCCGCTGGGCCAGGCCATTTCCTACGCCCTCAAGCAGTGGGCGGCCCTCACGCGCTTCGTCGAGAATGAGCGCCTACCCCTGGACAACAACCGCGCGGAGGCGGCGCTGAGAAAGGCCGCCCTGGGGAGGAAGAATTTTCTCTTCGTCGGCCACGAGGCCGCGGGGGAGAACCTGGCCGGTCTCTACGCGCTGGTGGCCACCTGTGAGGCCAACCAAGTCAATCCCGAGGCATACCTCGCGGACGTCCTGCTGCGCGTTCAGACGCACCCCAACTCCCGCATCGACGAACTGCTGCCCCACGAGTGGAAGCGACGGCGTATCGCCGACCCGCCCAACTCACCTCTCCAGCTCTGCATCTGA
- a CDS encoding DoxX family protein — MKLVLQYVLALLMVGAGLNHFRNPRMYQRIMPPYLPFHGPLVFWSGVAEVLLGVGLVIPQTSRLAAWGLVALFIAVFPANLYMVQHPERFRKIPPALLWLRLPLQAVLILWAWWYT, encoded by the coding sequence GTGAAGCTCGTCCTTCAGTACGTGCTCGCCCTACTGATGGTGGGCGCGGGGCTGAACCACTTCCGCAACCCGCGCATGTACCAGCGCATCATGCCCCCGTACCTGCCGTTCCACGGGCCGCTGGTGTTCTGGAGCGGCGTGGCGGAGGTGCTGCTGGGCGTGGGCCTAGTCATCCCCCAGACGAGCCGGCTGGCCGCCTGGGGCCTCGTCGCCCTGTTCATCGCCGTCTTTCCGGCCAACCTCTACATGGTGCAGCACCCGGAGCGGTTCCGGAAAATCCCCCCGGCCCTGCTCTGGCTGCGGCTGCCCCTGCAGGCGGTCCTGATCCTCTGGGCCTGGTGGTACACCTGA
- a CDS encoding DUF1036 domain-containing protein, producing MLSERPVVNASPGLVRTPYDNEPSELEPSLQSSFQLHFRNSYGLRIWVCISFYDPVNCGALGQWETRGWWTIDHGQSAYVLNTTHRQAYYYAEASNGAFWAGSTHAIYAPQTAFNSCLWNQRIGDRYLGMRPVNISSDVYTVNLTP from the coding sequence GTGCTCTCCGAACGCCCGGTCGTCAACGCCTCCCCCGGCCTCGTCCGGACGCCCTACGACAACGAGCCGTCCGAGCTGGAACCCAGCCTCCAGAGTTCCTTCCAGCTGCACTTCCGGAACTCCTACGGCCTTCGAATCTGGGTCTGCATTTCGTTCTACGACCCGGTCAACTGCGGCGCCCTGGGCCAGTGGGAAACGCGGGGGTGGTGGACCATCGACCACGGGCAGTCGGCATACGTTCTCAACACGACGCACCGACAAGCCTACTACTACGCGGAGGCCTCCAACGGCGCGTTCTGGGCGGGAAGCACCCACGCCATCTACGCGCCACAGACGGCTTTCAATTCCTGCTTGTGGAACCAGAGAATTGGCGACCGCTACTTGGGGATGCGTCCCGTGAACATCAGCTCGGACGTCTACACGGTGAACCTCACGCCCTGA
- a CDS encoding DUF4384 domain-containing protein, giving the protein MSAHESEWTLRRLSAGELATTEAARVQAHAASCEACAQALRGIQEAQTRFEAEVPFERFEAGVEQALRRQQDSARPPPRRWVATTVAIAASLLVVVLVRPLLGSSAESGAIVGLNRLKGGATAELRIGGGLGPQREAIPGRPEALDPGERVMVGYNAGTHRYVAALSVDAIGEVTPLYPEAGASASVAPGSGQHWLPGGWEFTGSGDERVIVVLSDEPLPQETLVEAARRAFVQADGDVGRMADLEVPGAQTHWVLQKP; this is encoded by the coding sequence ATGAGCGCGCACGAATCGGAATGGACACTGCGCCGCCTGAGCGCCGGGGAGCTGGCCACCACCGAGGCCGCCCGCGTCCAGGCCCATGCGGCCTCGTGCGAGGCCTGCGCCCAGGCCCTGCGCGGCATCCAGGAAGCCCAGACACGGTTCGAAGCGGAAGTCCCCTTCGAGCGCTTCGAGGCCGGCGTGGAGCAGGCCCTGCGGCGGCAGCAGGACTCCGCCCGGCCGCCGCCGCGCCGCTGGGTGGCGACGACGGTGGCCATCGCCGCGTCTCTGCTCGTGGTGGTGCTGGTGCGCCCGCTGCTGGGCTCCAGCGCGGAGTCCGGCGCCATCGTGGGACTCAACCGCCTCAAGGGCGGCGCGACGGCGGAGCTGCGCATCGGAGGGGGGCTGGGGCCGCAGCGGGAGGCCATTCCGGGCAGGCCCGAGGCGCTCGACCCGGGTGAGCGGGTGATGGTGGGTTACAATGCGGGGACGCACCGCTACGTGGCGGCGCTGTCGGTGGACGCCATTGGCGAGGTGACGCCGCTGTATCCAGAGGCGGGAGCCAGCGCCTCCGTGGCACCCGGCAGCGGACAGCACTGGCTGCCCGGAGGCTGGGAGTTCACCGGCTCTGGAGATGAGCGCGTCATCGTGGTGCTGAGTGACGAGCCCCTGCCCCAGGAGACGCTGGTGGAAGCCGCCCGGCGCGCCTTTGTCCAGGCGGATGGCGACGTCGGCCGGATGGCCGACCTGGAAGTCCCCGGAGCGCAGACGCACTGGGTGCTGCAGAAGCCATGA
- a CDS encoding RNA polymerase sigma factor — protein sequence MTGTSRPLLQVIPGGPRQDRRAFLRELYTKHGGSVLGRCRYLLKDATKAEDAMHDVFARALTHGDDFRAESSPLTWLMKIATHHCLNQLRGERAGWRQWFERDAAARPEGHGGQEAMETRDLVRRLLARVDVETQAAAIHYHVDGMTLEEVAALLGRSVPTIRKRLEHFAALGGEELKVP from the coding sequence GTGACGGGAACGAGCCGGCCACTCCTCCAGGTGATTCCAGGCGGTCCTCGACAGGACCGGCGGGCCTTCCTGCGAGAGTTGTATACGAAACACGGCGGCAGCGTGTTGGGGCGCTGCCGCTACCTGTTGAAGGACGCGACGAAGGCGGAGGATGCGATGCACGACGTGTTCGCCCGCGCCCTCACGCACGGCGACGACTTCCGCGCGGAGTCCTCGCCGCTGACGTGGCTGATGAAGATTGCCACCCACCACTGTCTCAACCAGCTGCGCGGCGAGCGCGCCGGCTGGCGTCAGTGGTTCGAACGGGACGCCGCCGCCCGTCCTGAAGGCCATGGCGGGCAGGAGGCCATGGAGACGCGAGACCTGGTGCGCCGGTTGCTGGCGCGCGTGGACGTGGAGACACAGGCGGCCGCCATCCACTACCACGTCGATGGAATGACGCTGGAGGAAGTGGCCGCGCTGCTGGGCCGCTCGGTGCCCACCATCCGCAAGCGGCTGGAGCACTTCGCGGCGCTGGGCGGAGAGGAGCTGAAGGTCCCATGA
- the pgm gene encoding phosphoglucomutase (alpha-D-glucose-1,6-bisphosphate-dependent), which produces MAHPLAGKPPPEDFLIDPEKLRAAYFSGRPDVGVPEQRVAFGTSGHRGSSARNSFNEGHILAVTQAICEYRQQQGIDGPLFLGMDTHALSAPAQQTALEVLAANSVQVRFTDGATPTPVISHAILTYNRGRTAGLADGIVITPSHNPPEDGGIKYNPPNGGPADTNVTSVIEKRANALLGTGNAGVQRIPHERARTAPTVKPYDFITPYVEDLGTVIDMEALRGAKLRIGADPLGGSNVAYWEPIATRYGLNMHVVNPTVDPTFRFMPLDHDGKIRMDCSSPHAMANLVRLKDAYDIAFGNDADSDRHGIVTRSMGLMNPNHYLAVAIDYLYRNRPGWKPGTAVGKTLVSSSLIDRVAKDLGRRVVEVPVGFKWFVDGLLDGSLGFGGEESAGASFLRKDGTVWTTDKDGIILDLLSVEILARTGKDPGEHYQALAAKFGAPLYTRIDQPATAAQKAALKKLSPEAVKATTLAGEPILQRLTRAPGNNADIGGLKVVAENGWFAARPSGTEDVYKIYAESFRDEAHLQAILQEARAIVSEAFAST; this is translated from the coding sequence ATGGCACACCCGCTCGCTGGCAAGCCCCCACCGGAAGACTTCCTCATCGACCCCGAGAAGCTGCGCGCCGCATACTTCTCCGGCCGGCCCGACGTGGGCGTGCCGGAGCAGCGCGTCGCCTTCGGTACGTCCGGGCACCGCGGATCCTCCGCGCGCAACAGCTTCAACGAAGGCCACATCCTCGCGGTGACGCAGGCCATCTGCGAGTACCGCCAGCAGCAGGGCATCGACGGGCCGCTCTTCCTGGGCATGGACACCCACGCCCTCTCCGCCCCCGCGCAGCAGACGGCGCTGGAGGTGCTGGCGGCGAACAGCGTGCAGGTGCGCTTCACGGATGGCGCCACGCCCACGCCCGTCATCTCCCACGCCATCCTCACGTACAACCGCGGCCGCACGGCGGGGCTCGCGGACGGCATCGTCATCACCCCGTCCCACAACCCGCCGGAAGATGGTGGCATCAAGTACAACCCGCCCAACGGCGGCCCCGCGGACACGAACGTCACCTCCGTCATCGAGAAGCGCGCCAACGCGCTGCTGGGCACAGGCAACGCGGGCGTGCAGCGCATCCCCCACGAGCGCGCGCGCACCGCGCCCACGGTGAAGCCGTACGACTTCATCACTCCGTACGTGGAGGACCTGGGCACCGTCATCGACATGGAGGCCCTGCGCGGAGCGAAGCTGCGCATCGGCGCGGACCCACTCGGCGGCTCCAACGTCGCGTACTGGGAGCCCATCGCCACTCGCTACGGGCTGAACATGCACGTGGTGAACCCCACGGTGGACCCGACGTTCCGGTTCATGCCGCTGGACCACGACGGGAAGATTCGCATGGACTGCTCGTCCCCGCATGCCATGGCGAACCTGGTGCGCCTGAAGGACGCGTATGACATCGCGTTCGGCAACGACGCGGATTCGGACCGGCACGGCATCGTCACCCGCAGCATGGGGCTGATGAACCCGAACCACTACCTGGCGGTCGCCATCGACTACCTCTATCGCAACCGGCCCGGCTGGAAGCCTGGCACCGCGGTGGGCAAGACGCTGGTGAGCAGCAGCCTCATCGACCGCGTGGCGAAGGATTTGGGCCGCCGCGTCGTCGAGGTGCCGGTGGGCTTCAAGTGGTTCGTGGATGGGCTGCTGGATGGCTCGCTGGGCTTCGGCGGCGAGGAGAGCGCCGGCGCGTCCTTCCTCCGCAAGGACGGCACCGTGTGGACCACGGACAAGGACGGCATCATCCTGGACCTGCTGTCGGTGGAGATCCTCGCGCGCACCGGGAAGGACCCCGGCGAGCACTACCAGGCCCTGGCGGCGAAGTTCGGCGCGCCGCTCTACACGCGCATCGACCAGCCAGCCACCGCCGCGCAGAAGGCCGCGCTGAAGAAGCTGTCCCCGGAGGCGGTGAAGGCCACCACGCTGGCCGGTGAGCCCATCCTCCAGCGCCTCACCCGCGCGCCCGGAAACAACGCGGACATCGGCGGGCTCAAGGTGGTGGCGGAGAACGGCTGGTTCGCCGCGCGTCCCTCCGGCACCGAGGACGTCTACAAAATCTACGCGGAGAGCTTCCGCGACGAAGCCCACCTCCAAGCCATCCTCCAAGAGGCGCGCGCCATCGTCAGCGAGGCGTTCGCGTCCACTTGA